The following proteins are encoded in a genomic region of Saccharopolyspora antimicrobica:
- a CDS encoding low temperature requirement protein A has translation MSSAPFAERRSVAPLELFFDLIFVFAIGQLAEHLHAELSWRGAAETAVMLVAVLSTWALTSFDATFLGVDRAGTRRLVLVVMGLGLFMNAQITAAFTDRPWAFAVPLVTILLLTDITAAVSAQTTILRQHYLRVTAWAVVSIPLWLIGAAVDQESRLVWWAAAAVVDMAGVWLTHPLPRNVLSSQHLVFDAEHMVERIRLFIILQLGETVLTLGTAISAAPIDAPTVVTGLGVFVALVCLCASYFSGGEDILSRHVSATADRLRPVRRAVSGQYSTLAGLVILAVGAELAISHPTGQGSIQLGLLLFGGPILYVLTQAWWYYISTRQAWSARLVACLVCAAAGVAACWLPPLASVLILDTILVVLVLVLKRVHRRILMTMATDDA, from the coding sequence GTGAGCAGTGCGCCGTTCGCCGAACGCCGAAGCGTCGCACCGCTGGAGCTGTTCTTCGACCTGATCTTCGTCTTCGCCATCGGGCAGCTGGCGGAGCACCTGCACGCCGAGCTGTCCTGGCGCGGGGCCGCCGAGACGGCGGTGATGCTGGTCGCGGTGCTCAGCACCTGGGCGTTGACCAGCTTCGACGCCACGTTCCTCGGCGTCGACCGGGCCGGGACCCGACGGTTGGTGCTGGTGGTGATGGGGCTGGGGCTATTCATGAACGCCCAGATCACCGCCGCTTTCACGGACCGGCCGTGGGCGTTCGCGGTCCCGCTGGTGACCATCCTGCTCCTGACCGACATCACCGCGGCGGTGAGCGCCCAGACCACGATCCTGCGGCAGCACTACCTCCGCGTGACGGCGTGGGCGGTGGTCTCGATCCCGCTGTGGCTGATCGGAGCGGCGGTGGACCAAGAGTCCCGGCTGGTCTGGTGGGCCGCTGCCGCGGTGGTCGACATGGCAGGCGTGTGGCTGACCCACCCCCTGCCCCGCAACGTCCTGTCCTCCCAGCATCTCGTCTTCGACGCCGAGCACATGGTCGAGCGGATCCGGCTGTTCATCATCCTGCAGCTCGGCGAGACGGTGCTGACCCTCGGCACCGCGATCTCCGCTGCCCCGATCGACGCGCCGACGGTGGTCACCGGCCTCGGTGTCTTCGTCGCGCTGGTGTGCCTGTGCGCCAGCTACTTCAGCGGTGGCGAGGACATCCTGTCGCGGCACGTCTCTGCCACCGCCGACCGGCTGCGACCGGTCCGCCGCGCCGTCAGCGGCCAGTACAGCACCCTGGCCGGACTGGTGATCCTCGCCGTCGGCGCCGAACTCGCGATCAGCCACCCCACCGGGCAAGGCAGCATCCAGCTCGGTCTGCTCCTGTTCGGCGGCCCGATCCTCTACGTGCTCACGCAGGCGTGGTGGTACTACATCTCCACCCGCCAGGCCTGGAGCGCGCGGCTGGTCGCCTGCCTGGTCTGCGCCGCAGCCGGCGTCGCGGCCTGCTGGCTGCCACCGCTGGCCTCCGTGCTGATCCTGGACACCATCCTCGTCGTGCTCGTCCTCGTCCTGAAGCGCGTGCACCGCCGCATACTCATGACGATGGCCACCGACGACGCTTGA
- a CDS encoding SRPBCC family protein: protein MASTSVSRMVPASPERTWQLIGGFGSLPDWLPYIPESTLRDGGRVRELKNPDGDVITERLVDFNEAERHYSYAIEQAPFPVTGYVSTIRVHPVAGQQDAAEVQWSGRFTPDGATDEEVVALFTDIYRNGLDALHDALG, encoded by the coding sequence ATGGCATCGACCTCGGTGAGCCGGATGGTTCCAGCCTCTCCGGAACGCACGTGGCAACTGATCGGCGGCTTCGGCTCCCTGCCCGACTGGTTGCCCTACATACCCGAGAGCACCCTCCGGGACGGCGGGCGCGTCAGGGAGCTGAAGAACCCCGACGGGGACGTCATCACCGAACGCCTGGTGGACTTCAACGAAGCCGAACGCCACTACAGCTATGCCATCGAGCAGGCGCCCTTCCCCGTGACCGGTTACGTCTCCACCATCAGGGTTCACCCCGTGGCCGGACAGCAGGACGCGGCCGAGGTCCAGTGGTCGGGGCGCTTCACGCCCGACGGGGCCACCGACGAGGAGGTTGTCGCGCTGTTCACCGACATCTACCGGAACGGCCTCGACGCTCTCCACGATGCGCTCGGCTGA